GGCCCAGAGGTAATACATGTTCGGACTCGATGCATTTCATCTGGCGCGGATCCAGTTTGCGTTCACGGTCTCTTTCCACATCATTTTTCCTGCCATCACCATCGGGCTGGCCAGTTTTCTGGCGGTGCTGGAAGGGTTATGGCTGAAAACCCAAAATAGCGACTATCGTGCGCTCTATCATTTTTGGTCGAAAATTTTTGCGGTCAATTTTGGTATGGGCGTGGTGTCCGGGCTGGTTATGGCCTATCAGTTCGGTACGAACTGGAGCGGATTTTCCAGCTTTGCAGGCAGTATTACCGGCCCGCTGCTGACGTATGAAGTCTTGACCGCGTTTTTTCTCGAAGCCGGGTTCCTCGGCGTGATGCTGTTTGGCTGGAATAGGGTAGGGCCGGGTCTGCACTTCTTCGCCACCTGCATGGTGGCGCTGGGTACGATTATCTCGACGTTCTGGATACTGGCTTCCAATAGCTGGATGCAAACCCCGCAGGGCCACGACATTCAGCAGGGTGTGGTGGTGCCGGTAGACTGGCTGGCGGTTATCTTCAACCCCTCGTTCCCCTATCGGCTGTTGCATATGACAACGGCGGCGTTCCTTGCCAGCGCCTTTTTCGTTGGCGCTTGCGCCGCCTGGCACTTGCTGCGTCATAACGACACCACGGCGATACGCAAAATGTTGTCGATGGCGTTATGGATGGCGCTGATTGTCGCGCCACTTCAGGCGCTGATCGGGGACATGCACGGCCTGAATACGCTGAAATACCAGCCCGCTAAAATCGCGGCGATTGAAGGCCACTGGGACAACCCACCCGGCGAGCCCACGCCGCTGATTCTTTTTGGCTGGCCGGATATGGCGCAGGAAACGAC
This sequence is a window from Dickeya aquatica. Protein-coding genes within it:
- a CDS encoding cytochrome ubiquinol oxidase subunit I, encoding MFGLDAFHLARIQFAFTVSFHIIFPAITIGLASFLAVLEGLWLKTQNSDYRALYHFWSKIFAVNFGMGVVSGLVMAYQFGTNWSGFSSFAGSITGPLLTYEVLTAFFLEAGFLGVMLFGWNRVGPGLHFFATCMVALGTIISTFWILASNSWMQTPQGHDIQQGVVVPVDWLAVIFNPSFPYRLLHMTTAAFLASAFFVGACAAWHLLRHNDTTAIRKMLSMALWMALIVAPLQALIGDMHGLNTLKYQPAKIAAIEGHWDNPPGEPTPLILFGWPDMAQETTRYALEIPYLGSLILTHSLEQQVPALKSFPPQDRPNSAVVFWSFRIMVGLGMLMILLGVLGCWLRRGHRLYQSRPFLWFSLLMGPSGLIAILAGWFTTEVGRQPWVVYGLQRTRDAVSAHGSLQMSISLLLFIAVYLSVFGVGYAYLVRLLKQGPQADVEPLASLGGPAVQQTQEEEK